A part of Planococcus sp. MB-3u-03 genomic DNA contains:
- the dxs gene encoding 1-deoxy-D-xylulose-5-phosphate synthase produces the protein MDLHSITGPSFLKELNPEQLELLSEDIRRFLIENLSKTGGHIGPNLGVVELTIALHRVFDSPDDKLIWDVGHQSYVHKILTGRADQFDTLRKFKGLCGFPKRNESDHDVWETGHSSTSLSAAMGMAAARDIKKDTNYVIPIIGDGALTGGMAFEALNHIGHAQTDMTVILNDNEMSIAPNVGALHSVLGRMRTAGKYNKVKDDLEYLLKKVPAVGGKLASTAERVKDSLKYLVVSGMFFEELGFTYLGPIDGHDLEELEDNLEYAKKTKGPVLLHVITKKGKGYLPAEQDKIGTWHGIGPYKMETGDLVKSSSTAPSWSGLIAETARKLARTDERIVAITPAMPVGSKLEGFASEFPERMFDVGIAEQHATTMAAGLATQGMKPFLAIYSTFLQRAYDQVVHDICRQNLNVFIGIDRAGLVGADGETHQGVFDIAFLRHLPNMVLMMPKDENEGQHMVKTAIDYNGGPIALRYPRGNGLGVPMDDELKAIPIGSWEVLEEGTDAVILAFGTTIPMALHAAEQLREEGIHAEVVNSRFIKPMDEEMLASIFGRNVPVLTIEEAVLQGGFGSAVLEYAHDNGHEGAVIDRMGIPDLFVEHGDVAELMDEIHLNSDEVVKKVKVRVQQNSQQQERSNVL, from the coding sequence ATGGATCTTCATTCAATAACTGGTCCATCTTTCCTAAAAGAGCTGAATCCAGAGCAATTGGAGCTCTTAAGTGAAGATATCCGTCGATTTCTTATAGAAAATCTTTCGAAAACCGGTGGCCATATCGGCCCGAACCTCGGCGTGGTGGAATTGACGATTGCACTTCACCGTGTCTTCGACAGCCCAGACGACAAACTGATCTGGGACGTCGGGCATCAGTCCTATGTCCATAAAATTTTGACGGGGCGTGCAGATCAATTCGACACGCTGCGCAAATTCAAAGGCCTGTGCGGATTCCCGAAACGCAATGAAAGCGATCACGATGTCTGGGAAACCGGCCATAGTTCGACTTCTTTGTCTGCAGCAATGGGCATGGCGGCAGCGCGCGATATCAAAAAAGATACAAATTACGTCATTCCGATCATCGGCGACGGCGCATTGACCGGCGGCATGGCATTCGAGGCGCTGAACCATATTGGGCACGCGCAAACCGATATGACCGTCATCCTCAACGATAACGAAATGTCGATCGCACCAAACGTCGGAGCGCTCCATAGCGTTCTTGGACGCATGCGGACGGCCGGAAAATACAATAAAGTCAAAGACGATCTTGAATACTTGCTGAAAAAAGTGCCGGCAGTCGGCGGCAAGCTCGCTTCAACAGCAGAGCGCGTCAAAGACAGCCTGAAATATTTGGTCGTCTCCGGCATGTTCTTCGAAGAGCTCGGATTTACGTACCTCGGCCCGATCGACGGACATGACCTCGAGGAACTCGAAGACAACCTGGAATATGCGAAGAAAACGAAAGGCCCTGTCTTGCTTCATGTCATCACGAAAAAAGGCAAAGGCTATTTGCCGGCTGAACAAGATAAAATCGGCACATGGCACGGAATTGGGCCCTATAAAATGGAAACGGGCGATTTAGTGAAATCTTCATCTACAGCGCCTTCGTGGAGCGGCTTGATCGCTGAAACCGCACGCAAGCTTGCACGCACCGATGAGCGCATCGTCGCCATTACACCGGCAATGCCGGTCGGTTCGAAATTGGAAGGCTTTGCCTCTGAGTTTCCTGAGCGCATGTTTGATGTGGGCATCGCCGAGCAGCATGCGACCACGATGGCCGCAGGACTTGCGACGCAAGGAATGAAGCCATTCTTAGCCATTTACTCGACATTCCTCCAGCGCGCGTATGACCAAGTCGTTCACGACATTTGCCGCCAGAACCTGAATGTCTTTATCGGCATCGACCGTGCTGGATTGGTCGGGGCGGACGGCGAAACGCATCAAGGCGTCTTTGATATCGCCTTCTTGCGCCATCTCCCGAATATGGTCTTGATGATGCCGAAAGATGAAAACGAAGGACAGCATATGGTTAAAACGGCAATCGATTATAACGGCGGCCCGATCGCATTGCGCTATCCGCGCGGCAATGGCCTCGGCGTGCCTATGGACGATGAGCTGAAGGCGATTCCGATCGGCAGCTGGGAAGTGTTGGAAGAAGGAACGGATGCCGTCATTTTGGCATTCGGCACGACAATCCCGATGGCACTTCATGCTGCTGAGCAATTGCGCGAAGAAGGAATCCACGCGGAAGTCGTCAACTCACGCTTCATCAAACCGATGGACGAAGAAATGCTTGCATCGATTTTCGGCCGCAATGTGCCGGTTCTGACAATCGAGGAAGCGGTATTGCAAGGCGGCTTCGGCAGCGCAGTGCTTGAATACGCGCATGACAACGGCCACGAAGGCGCTGTCATCGACCGCATGGGAATTCCGGATCTCTTCGTTGAACACGGTGATGTCGCTGAATTGATGGACGAAATCCACCTCAATAGCGACGAAGTGGTCAAGAAAGTGAAAGTTCGCGTCCAGCAGAATTCACAACAGCAGGAGCGGTCGAACGTTCTATGA
- a CDS encoding TlyA family RNA methyltransferase → MNKVKKERVDVLLVERGICETREKAKRAIMAGVIFSGTERLEKPGEKIPEDAPLEKKGNDLRYVSRGGLKLEKALAEFDVTVEGKMMLDIGSSTGGFTDCALQNGARHGYALDVGYNQLAWTIRQDPRVTVMERTNFRHSKPEDFQEGLPEVATIDVSFISLRIILPVLKTILVPGGDCIALVKPQFEAGREKVGKKGIVRDPKVHQEVLQKVAAYAVDCGFEVKAMTHSPITGGEGNIEFLFHLVSNEQATKSELPDAQSIAQTVDHAHSAFKEKNTQSN, encoded by the coding sequence ATGAATAAAGTGAAAAAAGAACGGGTGGATGTCCTGCTAGTAGAGCGGGGCATTTGCGAGACACGTGAAAAAGCAAAGCGCGCCATCATGGCCGGGGTAATTTTCTCAGGGACTGAACGGCTCGAGAAACCCGGCGAAAAAATCCCTGAAGATGCGCCGCTTGAAAAAAAGGGCAATGATCTGCGCTATGTCAGCCGCGGAGGCTTGAAATTGGAAAAAGCTCTCGCTGAATTCGATGTGACGGTGGAAGGCAAAATGATGCTTGATATCGGTTCATCGACTGGCGGGTTCACCGATTGTGCGTTGCAAAACGGCGCACGCCACGGCTATGCACTGGATGTCGGCTATAACCAGCTGGCATGGACCATCCGCCAAGACCCGCGCGTAACCGTCATGGAACGCACCAACTTCCGTCATTCAAAACCTGAAGATTTTCAGGAAGGCTTGCCGGAAGTGGCAACCATCGACGTTTCCTTCATTTCGCTGCGCATTATCCTGCCGGTGCTGAAGACCATTTTGGTTCCAGGCGGCGATTGCATCGCACTCGTCAAGCCGCAATTTGAAGCGGGGCGTGAGAAAGTCGGCAAAAAAGGCATCGTCCGCGATCCGAAAGTGCATCAGGAAGTGCTGCAAAAAGTAGCTGCCTATGCAGTCGACTGCGGTTTCGAAGTGAAGGCCATGACCCATTCGCCGATTACCGGCGGAGAAGGCAATATCGAGTTTTTATTCCATCTTGTTTCCAATGAACAGGCAACAAAAAGTGAATTGCCGGATGCACAGTCGATTGCACAAACGGTCGACCATGCCCATTCTGCATTTAAGGAAAAAAACACACAATCCAATTAA
- the ahrC gene encoding transcriptional regulator AhrC/ArgR, protein MNKGQRHIKIRDLISNREIETQDDLVDLLKAAGYEVTQATVSRDIKELHLVKVPLQDGRYKYSLPADQRFNPMQKLHRALTDAFVSIDGASHFLVMKTLPGNAHAIGSLIDHLDWEEILGTICGDDTCLIICRDVEHREVLKQRLIEML, encoded by the coding sequence ATGAATAAAGGACAACGTCATATCAAAATCCGCGACTTGATTTCAAATCGCGAAATCGAAACGCAAGATGATTTGGTCGACTTATTGAAAGCTGCGGGCTATGAAGTGACGCAAGCGACCGTTTCTCGCGATATCAAGGAACTGCATTTGGTGAAAGTTCCGTTGCAGGACGGGCGCTATAAATACAGCTTGCCGGCTGACCAGCGCTTTAACCCGATGCAGAAACTGCACCGTGCGCTTACCGATGCATTCGTCAGCATCGATGGGGCCAGCCATTTTCTGGTCATGAAAACCTTGCCGGGCAATGCCCATGCAATCGGTTCGTTGATCGACCATTTGGATTGGGAAGAAATTTTAGGGACCATCTGCGGAGATGATACATGTTTGATCATTTGCCGTGATGTGGAACATCGTGAAGTGTTGAAACAGCGTTTGATTGAAATGCTTTAA
- the recN gene encoding DNA repair protein RecN, producing the protein MLRELDIRNFAIIDTLSVSFTEGMTVLTGETGAGKSIIIDAVHLLAGGRGSQEFIRHGAQKAEIEGLFHIESEKHPVHKKLEDFGIQASDGDVLLRRELNGKGKNVCRINGKLVTISILREVGAALIDIHGQHETQELMDEKQHLHLLDQFAGKLLTKAKEGYSHTFEKYTKLKREFASYNENEQQIAQRIDLLTFQLNEIEEAQLVPGEEETLLEDRKRLQNFTKIFESISQAHEAIQGESKGLDWVGNAMSELEHAAAVDEQFKEASESVTGAFYQLQDTSTEIKRILDQLEFDPERLNEIEQRLALLQSLKRKYGASVEDMLLYQEEQADELDKLLNRDQRLRLDQEKLKELTEDLRIEAEELTMLRKQAAAKLSKAIMEQLKELHMGKASFSVQFNLLPKGKLDRFGQDSIAFHISTNVGEPLKPLTKVASGGELSRMMLALKTIFSKHQGITSIIFDEVDTGVSGRVAQAIAEKIAAIARHSQVLCISHLPQVAAMADQHLFIEKKVSKDRTTTSVKELAGRKRTEEMSRMLSGAEITELTLQHADELLTLARDRKLLMK; encoded by the coding sequence ATGCTGCGAGAATTGGATATCCGCAATTTTGCGATTATCGATACATTATCGGTCAGTTTTACAGAAGGCATGACAGTTCTGACAGGGGAAACCGGTGCAGGGAAATCGATTATCATCGATGCCGTGCATTTACTAGCCGGAGGGCGAGGAAGCCAAGAATTCATTCGTCACGGGGCCCAAAAAGCAGAAATTGAAGGCTTGTTCCATATTGAAAGCGAAAAGCATCCGGTCCATAAAAAACTGGAGGATTTCGGGATCCAAGCAAGTGACGGGGATGTCTTATTGCGTCGCGAGTTGAATGGCAAAGGCAAAAACGTCTGCCGCATTAACGGAAAACTTGTCACCATTTCCATTTTACGTGAAGTCGGTGCCGCATTGATCGACATCCACGGCCAGCACGAGACGCAGGAATTGATGGATGAAAAGCAGCATCTTCATCTATTGGATCAATTTGCCGGGAAACTGTTAACCAAAGCCAAAGAAGGCTATAGCCATACATTTGAAAAATACACGAAATTAAAGCGTGAATTTGCCAGCTATAATGAAAACGAACAGCAGATCGCACAGCGCATCGACTTATTGACATTCCAATTGAATGAAATCGAAGAAGCCCAGCTCGTGCCGGGAGAAGAAGAGACCTTGCTGGAAGACCGCAAACGACTGCAGAATTTCACCAAGATCTTCGAATCGATTTCACAAGCCCATGAAGCGATTCAAGGGGAGTCGAAGGGGCTCGATTGGGTTGGCAATGCGATGAGCGAACTTGAACACGCAGCTGCTGTCGATGAGCAATTCAAAGAAGCGTCGGAATCGGTTACCGGGGCATTCTATCAGCTCCAGGACACATCGACGGAAATCAAGCGCATACTGGACCAGTTGGAATTCGACCCGGAACGGCTCAATGAAATCGAACAGCGCCTTGCATTATTGCAATCTTTAAAACGGAAATACGGCGCATCGGTCGAAGACATGCTTTTGTACCAGGAAGAGCAAGCGGACGAACTCGATAAATTGCTCAACCGCGATCAGCGCTTGCGCCTCGATCAGGAGAAACTCAAGGAATTGACCGAGGATTTGCGCATCGAAGCGGAAGAACTGACAATGCTTAGAAAGCAAGCGGCAGCCAAATTATCGAAGGCCATCATGGAGCAGCTAAAAGAGCTCCATATGGGCAAAGCTTCATTTTCGGTACAATTCAACTTGCTGCCAAAAGGCAAGTTAGACCGTTTCGGCCAGGACAGCATCGCCTTCCATATTTCGACGAATGTCGGGGAACCTTTGAAGCCGTTGACGAAAGTAGCTTCAGGCGGCGAATTGTCGCGCATGATGCTCGCGCTGAAGACGATTTTTTCCAAGCACCAAGGCATCACATCGATCATTTTCGATGAAGTCGACACAGGAGTCAGCGGGCGCGTGGCGCAGGCAATTGCCGAGAAAATTGCCGCCATTGCCCGCCATTCACAAGTGCTGTGCATTTCCCATTTGCCGCAAGTCGCCGCCATGGCAGACCAGCATCTGTTTATCGAGAAAAAAGTATCGAAAGACCGCACGACAACATCGGTGAAAGAATTGGCAGGGCGCAAGCGCACTGAAGAAATGAGCCGCATGCTGTCAGGGGCGGAAATCACCGAATTGACCTTGCAGCATGCTGATGAATTGCTGACTTTGGCGAGGGACCGGAAGCTGTTGATGAAATAA
- a CDS encoding glycerophosphodiester phosphodiesterase, whose amino-acid sequence MSEIEIYAHRGASGHALENTWQAFELAHQLQVGIELDVQMTQDGIAIIYHDDQLKRLAGTQADIYEMPYDSLKSLSIRKRFKRFGRHSIPLAYEVIDWAKKKDIPLNIELKSSVARHPEGPEIVCALLEGAEDVHLSSFDAQLLKKMKSLLPHIEIAWILKRAVQWNELENCQWLDSFHFHKRFHKSKWLEPIANLDKPVRLYGISGNERLLRSLHPSVKGIITDYPARVKAVWAQETTKLQP is encoded by the coding sequence ATGTCTGAAATTGAAATTTACGCGCATCGCGGCGCCTCGGGGCATGCGCTTGAAAATACATGGCAAGCATTTGAATTGGCGCATCAATTGCAGGTCGGCATCGAGTTGGATGTCCAGATGACACAGGATGGCATTGCGATCATTTACCACGATGATCAATTAAAGCGATTGGCGGGGACGCAAGCAGACATTTATGAAATGCCATATGACTCGCTGAAGTCGCTGTCGATCCGCAAAAGGTTCAAGCGTTTCGGGCGCCATTCGATTCCACTTGCCTATGAAGTGATCGATTGGGCGAAAAAGAAAGACATTCCGCTGAATATCGAGTTGAAGTCATCCGTTGCCAGGCATCCGGAGGGTCCTGAGATTGTCTGCGCGTTGTTGGAAGGGGCAGAAGATGTCCATCTCTCTTCTTTTGATGCGCAGCTTCTTAAAAAGATGAAAAGCTTGCTGCCGCATATTGAAATAGCGTGGATCTTGAAACGCGCCGTGCAGTGGAATGAACTGGAGAATTGCCAGTGGCTCGACAGCTTTCACTTCCATAAGAGATTCCATAAGTCGAAATGGCTTGAACCGATAGCCAATTTGGATAAACCGGTGCGTCTTTACGGCATATCGGGGAATGAACGCCTGCTGCGGAGTCTTCATCCTTCTGTCAAAGGGATCATCACAGATTATCCTGCACGCGTAAAAGCCGTATGGGCACAGGAAACCACAAAATTACAACCGTAA
- a CDS encoding DUF2627 domain-containing protein — MGRLIAFIILLIPGVMAAYGIKLMRDTLFNKLLEPYPALWMQFTLGTLFTVIGIGFFAGFLLNRDRKKGNVSERFQKR, encoded by the coding sequence ATGGGACGATTGATTGCATTTATCATTTTGCTCATTCCTGGCGTCATGGCCGCTTACGGCATCAAACTAATGCGGGATACGCTTTTCAATAAATTGCTCGAACCGTATCCGGCCTTGTGGATGCAATTTACGTTAGGGACGCTTTTCACAGTGATCGGCATCGGCTTTTTCGCCGGGTTCCTGTTGAACCGCGACCGCAAAAAAGGCAATGTGTCTGAACGGTTCCAGAAGCGATAA
- the yqiS gene encoding phosphate butyryltransferase: MKKNEVIDMTTLQNIVDEIDLQDEHAVAVAAAADHAVMEAISLALDQNLASFHLYDDEATLKQLIADEFPHLKGHPKLMIHHVKGPQLAAKEAVRAVFMNDASVLMKGHIPTATLMKAALNSDYGLRTGSVLSHVAAFEVDGYDRLIFVTDAGMNLEPSLQEKAQIIRNAVQVARSTGVELPIVAALAAVEVVNPAMQATLDAAALTAMNKRGQITDCIVDGPLALDNAVSVEAAKHKRIEGDTAGHADILLVPNIEAGNILYKSLVYFSKAKVGGIIAGAKAPIVLTSRADSAESKLFSLALALRSATL, translated from the coding sequence ATTAAAAAGAATGAGGTGATAGATATGACCACTTTGCAGAACATCGTCGATGAAATCGACTTGCAGGATGAACACGCCGTCGCAGTAGCAGCAGCTGCTGACCACGCAGTAATGGAAGCCATTTCATTAGCGCTCGACCAGAATCTTGCAAGCTTTCATCTATATGATGACGAAGCAACATTGAAGCAATTAATCGCAGATGAGTTCCCACATTTGAAAGGCCATCCGAAACTGATGATCCATCATGTCAAAGGGCCTCAACTAGCGGCTAAAGAAGCGGTACGGGCAGTTTTCATGAACGATGCCAGCGTCTTGATGAAGGGGCATATCCCGACCGCAACATTGATGAAAGCGGCACTCAACTCTGATTACGGCCTTCGCACAGGCTCGGTGTTGTCCCATGTAGCGGCTTTTGAAGTCGATGGCTATGACCGGCTCATTTTCGTCACCGATGCCGGCATGAACCTTGAACCGTCGCTGCAGGAAAAAGCGCAGATCATCCGCAATGCCGTTCAGGTGGCGCGTTCGACTGGCGTTGAATTGCCGATCGTAGCGGCACTTGCGGCGGTGGAAGTCGTCAATCCTGCAATGCAGGCGACTTTGGATGCTGCAGCACTGACCGCTATGAACAAGCGCGGGCAGATTACGGATTGTATCGTTGATGGCCCTCTTGCCTTGGACAATGCAGTTTCTGTTGAAGCGGCGAAGCATAAACGAATCGAAGGGGATACGGCGGGGCATGCAGACATCCTGCTGGTGCCGAATATCGAAGCCGGCAACATCCTCTATAAATCGCTCGTCTATTTTTCTAAAGCCAAAGTCGGCGGCATCATTGCGGGTGCTAAAGCACCGATCGTTTTGACATCACGCGCCGACAGTGCAGAAAGTAAATTATTTTCTCTCGCCCTAGCCTTGCGCTCGGCGACTTTATAA
- the lpdA gene encoding dihydrolipoyl dehydrogenase, which translates to MAQNYDVVILGGGTGGYVAAIRSAQLGLKTAIVEKGKLGGTCLHQGCIPSKALLRSAEVYATTKNHAADFGVNTGEVSLDFSRVQQRKQGIVDQLHAGVQGLMKKGKIDVYEGIGRILGPSIFSPNPGTISVEMNNGEENEMLIPNNVIIATGSRPRTLPGLDIDGDFVMSSEEALAMTELPKSILIVGGGVIGIEWASMLNDFGVDVTVLEYADRIVPTEDKDISKEMQKLLKKKGVKFATSAKVLPETVEKGEGQVSIQAEINGSNETFTAEKMLVSVGRQANVENIGIENTDILVEKGFIHVKNTFQTKESHIYAIGDVIGGMQLAHVASHEGITAIEHIKGNAPHAINYDLVSRCIYSNPEAASVGITEDQAKEQGYDVKTGKFSFKAIGKALVYGESDGFVKIIADKETNDILGVHMIGPHVTDMISEAGLAMVLDATPWEIADTIHPHPTLSEVMGEAALAVDGKAIHS; encoded by the coding sequence ATGGCTCAAAATTACGATGTCGTCATCCTAGGCGGCGGTACGGGCGGCTATGTAGCGGCAATCCGCTCAGCCCAGCTCGGCCTCAAAACTGCGATTGTCGAAAAGGGCAAGCTGGGCGGCACATGCCTGCACCAAGGCTGCATCCCGAGTAAAGCATTGCTCCGCAGTGCCGAAGTATATGCAACGACAAAAAACCATGCTGCCGATTTTGGCGTCAATACCGGTGAAGTATCGCTCGATTTCTCACGCGTGCAACAGCGCAAACAAGGAATCGTCGACCAGCTTCATGCAGGGGTACAAGGCTTGATGAAAAAAGGCAAAATCGATGTTTACGAAGGCATCGGCCGCATTCTCGGGCCATCGATCTTCTCGCCAAACCCAGGAACCATTTCCGTCGAAATGAATAACGGGGAAGAAAACGAAATGCTTATTCCGAATAACGTCATCATTGCAACAGGTTCGCGACCGCGGACATTGCCGGGCCTTGATATCGACGGTGACTTCGTCATGAGTTCAGAGGAAGCACTCGCGATGACCGAACTGCCGAAATCCATTTTGATTGTTGGCGGGGGCGTTATCGGAATCGAATGGGCATCAATGCTCAACGATTTCGGCGTCGATGTGACGGTTCTCGAATACGCAGACCGCATCGTGCCAACTGAAGATAAAGACATTTCCAAAGAAATGCAGAAGTTGTTGAAGAAAAAAGGCGTGAAATTCGCAACTAGCGCGAAAGTCTTGCCGGAAACCGTCGAAAAAGGCGAAGGCCAAGTGTCGATCCAAGCCGAAATCAATGGCAGCAACGAAACCTTCACTGCTGAAAAAATGCTGGTATCGGTCGGACGCCAAGCTAATGTGGAAAACATTGGGATTGAAAACACGGATATCCTTGTCGAAAAAGGCTTTATTCATGTGAAGAACACGTTCCAAACAAAAGAATCCCATATTTACGCAATCGGCGACGTCATCGGCGGCATGCAGCTCGCGCACGTAGCTTCTCATGAAGGCATTACAGCGATCGAACATATCAAAGGCAACGCACCACATGCCATCAATTATGACCTTGTGTCCCGCTGCATCTACTCGAACCCTGAAGCGGCAAGCGTGGGCATTACAGAAGACCAAGCGAAAGAGCAAGGCTATGATGTGAAAACTGGAAAATTCTCGTTCAAGGCGATCGGCAAAGCGCTGGTCTACGGAGAATCGGATGGTTTCGTGAAAATCATTGCAGATAAAGAAACGAACGATATCCTCGGCGTCCATATGATCGGGCCGCATGTGACGGACATGATCTCAGAAGCCGGGCTTGCCATGGTACTTGACGCAACGCCTTGGGAAATTGCAGATACAATCCACCCGCATCCGACGCTTTCAGAGGTCATGGGCGAAGCAGCTTTAGCAGTAGACGGCAAAGCGATCCATAGTTAA
- a CDS encoding thiamine pyrophosphate-dependent dehydrogenase E1 component subunit alpha — protein MATKHEEVGLTNEDVLKIYETMLTARRVDERMWLLNRAGKIPFVISCQGQEAAQVGAAYALDNTKDYVAPYYRDLGVVLHFGMTPKDLMLSAFAKAEDPNSGGRQMPGHFGQKKNRILTGSSPVTTQLPHAVGVALAGKMKKKDFITFNTLGEGSSNQGDFHEGLNFAGVHKLPVITMVENNRYAISVPFERQVASKNVSDRAASYGMPGVTIDGNDPIEVYKHVKEAADRARNGEGPSLIETVSERMTAHSSDDDHRQYRSADELAAQKEKDPILLFGAYLKENGIMNDELEKEINDRIMALVNEATDYAENAPYAPAESAMKYVYAEEGGNE, from the coding sequence ATGGCTACGAAACACGAAGAAGTAGGTTTGACGAACGAAGATGTCTTGAAAATATACGAAACGATGTTGACGGCACGCCGTGTCGATGAACGCATGTGGCTCCTGAACCGTGCAGGGAAAATTCCTTTCGTTATTTCTTGCCAAGGGCAGGAAGCAGCACAAGTCGGAGCGGCTTATGCGCTCGACAACACGAAAGATTATGTCGCACCGTATTACCGCGACCTTGGCGTAGTTCTTCATTTCGGCATGACGCCGAAAGATCTGATGCTGTCGGCATTTGCCAAAGCAGAAGACCCGAACTCCGGCGGCCGCCAGATGCCTGGGCATTTCGGGCAGAAGAAAAACCGCATCCTGACAGGTTCTTCACCTGTAACGACTCAGCTTCCGCATGCAGTGGGCGTTGCGCTTGCAGGTAAAATGAAGAAAAAAGATTTCATCACGTTCAACACGCTTGGTGAAGGATCTTCCAACCAAGGAGATTTTCATGAAGGTTTGAACTTTGCCGGCGTCCATAAATTGCCGGTAATCACGATGGTTGAAAACAACCGCTATGCGATTTCTGTGCCATTTGAACGCCAAGTGGCGAGCAAAAACGTTTCAGACCGTGCGGCAAGCTACGGCATGCCGGGCGTGACGATCGACGGAAACGACCCGATCGAAGTCTATAAACACGTGAAAGAAGCGGCAGACCGCGCACGCAACGGCGAAGGCCCGAGCTTGATCGAGACGGTTTCAGAACGCATGACGGCTCACTCATCTGATGATGACCACCGCCAATACCGTTCAGCGGACGAACTCGCTGCACAAAAAGAAAAAGATCCGATTCTCTTGTTCGGTGCTTATTTGAAAGAAAATGGCATCATGAACGATGAACTTGAAAAAGAAATCAACGACCGTATTATGGCGTTGGTGAACGAAGCGACAGATTATGCAGAAAACGCACCATATGCACCAGCAGAAAGTGCAATGAAATACGTCTATGCTGAAGAAGGAGGAAACGAATAA
- a CDS encoding alpha-ketoacid dehydrogenase subunit beta translates to MAVMSYIDAITLAMKEEMARDENVFVLGEDVGKKGGVFKATQGLYDEFGEDRVVDTPLAESAIAGVGIGAAMYGLRPIAEFQFADFIMPAVNQIISEASRIRYRSNNDWSCPIVFRAPFGGGVHGALYHSQSVEAVFANQPGLKIVIPSTPYDAKGLLKAAIRDEDPVMFFEHKRAYRLIKGEVPEDDYTIEIGKADVKREGEDITVITYGLAVHFALQAAERLAEDGYSVHILDLRTIYPLDKEGIIEAAKKTGKVLLVTEDNKEGSIIGEVAAIIAENCLFDLDAPIKRLAGPDIPAMPYAPTMEKFFMINPDKVEKAMRELAEF, encoded by the coding sequence ATGGCAGTTATGAGTTATATCGATGCCATCACGCTTGCCATGAAAGAAGAAATGGCGCGTGACGAAAACGTTTTCGTACTCGGGGAAGATGTCGGGAAAAAAGGCGGCGTCTTCAAAGCGACACAAGGGCTTTACGACGAATTCGGCGAAGACCGCGTAGTCGATACGCCGCTAGCTGAATCAGCTATTGCCGGAGTCGGAATCGGCGCGGCCATGTACGGTCTGCGCCCGATCGCTGAATTCCAGTTTGCGGATTTCATCATGCCAGCAGTCAACCAAATCATTTCGGAAGCTTCGCGCATCCGTTACCGCTCAAATAACGACTGGTCTTGCCCGATTGTCTTCCGTGCACCATTCGGCGGCGGCGTCCACGGCGCACTTTACCATTCGCAATCCGTCGAAGCGGTATTTGCCAACCAGCCTGGATTGAAAATCGTCATCCCATCCACTCCATATGACGCTAAAGGACTACTGAAAGCCGCGATCCGCGACGAAGACCCGGTCATGTTCTTTGAGCATAAACGCGCTTACCGCCTAATCAAAGGCGAAGTGCCGGAAGATGATTACACAATCGAAATAGGCAAAGCCGATGTTAAACGCGAAGGCGAAGACATCACCGTCATCACGTACGGATTGGCTGTCCATTTCGCATTGCAAGCTGCAGAACGTTTAGCGGAAGATGGCTACTCCGTTCACATCTTGGATCTGCGCACCATCTATCCATTAGATAAAGAAGGCATCATCGAAGCAGCGAAAAAGACCGGTAAAGTCCTTCTTGTCACAGAAGACAATAAAGAAGGAAGCATCATCGGAGAAGTGGCAGCGATCATCGCTGAAAACTGCCTATTCGACCTCGACGCACCGATCAAGCGCCTCGCAGGACCGGACATCCCGGCCATGCCATACGCACCGACCATGGAGAAATTCTTCATGATCAACCCGGACAAAGTAGAAAAAGCCATGAGAGAACTAGCCGAGTTTTAA